The Phycisphaeraceae bacterium genome has a window encoding:
- a CDS encoding GNAT family N-acetyltransferase produces the protein MTAKPATTTPQHFSIEVERVAAPTDEVRALVAELESELAANYPPEQRHGLSVEAIFQPNVRFFVARVTVGGGGVSCSDSEGDSGRRDGGEPVGCGGIALLDGFAELKRMFVRPAWRGAGVADAIITRLEHEALACGRPLVRLETGTEQHAAIRFYERRGYRRCAAFEPYASMSAGAVRGSVFMERFVQIVFDPSCERH, from the coding sequence ATGACTGCCAAACCCGCCACGACGACGCCGCAGCATTTCTCCATCGAAGTGGAGCGTGTCGCCGCGCCGACGGATGAAGTCCGCGCCCTGGTCGCCGAGCTGGAATCGGAACTGGCCGCCAACTACCCGCCCGAGCAGCGGCACGGGCTGTCGGTGGAGGCGATCTTTCAGCCGAATGTCCGGTTCTTCGTGGCGCGGGTGACTGTTGGAGGCGGGGGCGTCTCCTGTTCGGATTCCGAGGGAGATTCCGGCAGACGCGACGGTGGCGAACCCGTCGGCTGCGGCGGCATCGCCCTGCTCGACGGCTTCGCCGAACTCAAGCGCATGTTCGTCCGCCCCGCGTGGCGCGGCGCCGGCGTGGCGGACGCCATCATCACCCGGCTGGAGCATGAGGCCCTCGCCTGCGGCCGCCCGCTGGTGCGGCTGGAGACGGGAACCGAGCAGCACGCCGCCATTCGCTTCTACGAACGCCGCGGCTACCGCCGCTGCGCGGCGTTCGAGCCGTATGCCTCGATGTCGGCGGGGGCGGTGCGGGGGAGTGTGTTTATGGAGAGGTTCGTCCAGATTGTCTTCGATCCCTCGTGTGAACGGCATTAA